The following coding sequences lie in one Dunckerocampus dactyliophorus isolate RoL2022-P2 chromosome 4, RoL_Ddac_1.1, whole genome shotgun sequence genomic window:
- the ankrd34bb gene encoding ankyrin repeat domain 34Bb, producing the protein MDESTEVRTDGNSLLKAISLSRLRLTRLLLEGGAYINESNDYGETPLMVACKTRHSDAQSVPKHKMVQYLLENGADPNIQDKSGKTALMHACLAEAGSEIVSLLLSNGADPTVEDTAGLSVVVYAINAGNRDILKILLDACKAKGKEVIIITTNKLPSGHQTTKQYLNVPPHPDLDECLHCTPTCASPYNMQRRISPQGSPQPLRSTQCPGRGDSQPGFPLRVSNVDKRRSLQRLHSEQWSKGPPTLLQKNQSSLLTEERVETPPEEELSFRGLNIHSQPQSTDVKDAPLSGSDSRGQNARRIARKMSYDSAASAPHSASHPNLHQENKFSTEATSASESSYDGLGQFNVSSLQNVILRRNIGADHYSSDSQLSQFGSKDRSSKGPARPKMANSRSSTLSGSRESLDCSIQRRGVVGLERRGSGALLQDHIASTRPGYLPPLNLHAPIPDIGVSSVSLCPWTGSSKPVKGGFKPIFPRDLKSHTTLWRRHSMQSEQIKQLANFEQK; encoded by the exons ATGGATGAGTCAACGGAGGTGCGAACAGATGGCAATTCTCTGCTGAAGGCTATCTCCCTGAGTCGGCTTCGTCTAACTCGGCTGCTGCTGGAAGGAGGGGCATACATCAACGAGAGCAATGACTACGGCGAGACGCCGCTAATGGTGGCTTGCAAGACGCGCCACTCAGATGCACAGAGTGTTCCCAAACACAAGATGGTTCA GTATCTCCTGGAAAATGGTGCCGATCCAAACATCCAAGACAAGAGTGGGAAAACTGCCTTGATGCACGCTTGCCTCGCAGAGGCAGGGAGTGAAATTGTGTCCCTCCTGCTGAGCAACGGTGCTGATCCAACTGTGGAGGACACGGCAGGTTTGTCAGTGGTAGTTTACGCCATTAATGCAGGCAACAGGGACATCCTCAAGATCCTCCTGGACGCCTGTAAAGCAAAGGGTAAGGAGGTCATCATTATCACCACCAACAAGCTGCCATCTGGCCATCAAACCACAAAGCAGTACTTAAATGTTCCTCCACACCCTGACCTTGACGAGTGTTTGCACTGCACTCCAACCTGCGCTTCTCCATACAACATGCAGCGCCGAATTTCTCCGCAGGGTTCTCCCCAGCCTCTCAGAAGTACACAGTGTCCTGGCCGAGGTGATTCTCAACCAGGTTTTCCATTACGTGTTTCTAATGTGGATAAGCGCCGTAGTCTCCAGAGATTACACTCAGAGCAATGGTCGAAAGGTCCCCCCACGCTGCTCCAGAAGAACCAGAGCTCCTTGCTGACAGAAGAGCGGGTAGAAACGCCACCTGAGGAGGAGCTGTCCTTCAGAGGCCTCAACATCCACAGTCAGCCCCAAAGTACGGATGTGAAAGACGCACCGCTGTCAGGGAGTGACAGCAGGGGGCAAAATGCAAGACGCATTGCTCGaaagatgtcatatgacagcgCCGCAAGTGCACCGCATTCCGCTTCACACCCTAACTTGCATCAGGAGAACAAGTTTTCCACTGAAGCCACCTCTGCCAGCGAAAGTTCATACGACGGTCTTGGACAGTTCAATGTTTCGAGTCTGCAAAATGTTATTCTTCGACGTAACATTGGCGCTGACCATTACAGTTCGGATTCTCAGTTGTCACAGTTTGGCAGCAAAGACAGAAGCTCAAAAGGACCAGCAAGGCCCAAGATGGCAAACAGCAGGTCCTCCACCCTGTCGGGCTCCAGAGAGTCTCTGGATTGTTCTATTCAGCGAAGAGGGGTTGTTGGACTGGAACGAAGAGGCTCTGGGGCACTCCTGCAGGATCACATCGCCTCCACTCGGCCTGGTTATCTCCCCCCTCTCAACCTCCATGCTCCGATTCCAGATATTGGTGTCAGCTCCGTCTCCTTGTGCCCGTGGACTGGGAGCAGCAAACCAGTGAAAGGTGGCTTTAAACCTATTTTCCCGAGGGACCTGAAGTCGCATACAACGCTGTGGAGGCGCCACTCCATGCAGAGTGAGCAGATCAAGCAGCTGGCTAACTTTGAACAAAAGTAG